One Arthrobacter sp. FW306-07-I genomic window carries:
- a CDS encoding SPOR domain-containing protein — translation MTEYWFNIKTHEVEEDRLSDWSQLIGPYKTRAEAEHALEKVKARNEAWEKGDDD, via the coding sequence ATGACTGAGTACTGGTTCAACATCAAAACCCACGAGGTGGAAGAGGACCGGCTGTCGGACTGGAGCCAGCTCATTGGGCCGTACAAGACCCGGGCAGAAGCCGAACACGCGCTGGAGAAGGTGAAGGCACGCAACGAGGCCTGGGAAAAGGGCGACGACGACTAA
- the dnaE gene encoding DNA polymerase III subunit alpha, whose protein sequence is MSSSHDSFVHLHTHTEYSMLDGAARLGELFDETERLGMPALATTDHGYLFGAFDFWQKANAKGIKPIIGVEAYVTPGTARTDKERVRWGDESQRKDDVSGGGSYTHMTLLSYNNVGMRNLFRASSIASLDSVFGKWPRLDRELLNTYSEGLIATTGCPSGEVQTRLRLGQYREALEAAAEFRDIFGAENYFCELMDHGLDIERRVTGDLLRLAKDLNLPLVATNDLHYTHEHDAKAHEALLAIQSGSTLLEPTYDNGGSRFAFSGSGYYLKSPREMRELFRDHPDACDNTLLIAERCEVSFNTDANFMPRFPCPPGEDETSWLVKEVDKGLQYRYPGGVPDEVRKQADYELGVITSMGFPGYFLVVADFINWAKNNGIRVGPGRGSGAGSMVAYAMRITDLDPLRHGLIFERFLNPDRVSMPDFDVDFDDRRRSEVIDYVTRKYGDERVAMIVTYGTIKTKQALKDSSRVLGYPFSMGEQLTKALPPAVMAKDIPLADIQNPEAKRYSEAGDFRQLIATDPEAAKVFETALGIEGLKRQWGVHAAGVIMSSDPIIDVIPIMRRFQDGQVITQFDYPTSEGLGLIKMDFLGLRNLTIISDALENIKMNRGIDLDLENLELDDAASYELLARGDTLGVFQLDGGPMRSLLKLMKPDNFEDISAVLALYRPGPMGANAHTDYALRKNGIQEVIPIHPELEEPLKEILGGTYGLIVYQEQVMAVAQKLAGYSLGQADILRRAMGKKKKSELDKQFAGFSQGMQDNGYSMEAVKTLWDILLPFSDYAFNKAHSAAYGVISYWTAYLKAHYAPEYMAALLTSVGDDKDKSAIYLNECRRMGITVLPPDVNESALNFTPVGNDIRFGMGAIRNVGANAVEAMVSARESEGAYTSFKDYLMKVPAVVCNKRTIESLIKSGAFDSLGHHRRALAMIHEEAIDSVITLKRNEAIGQFDLFAGFEEAESEASLSIEIPDLPEWEKKDKLSFERDMLGLYVSDHPLQGLEGLLSQHAEMSITTILGEDGPQDGAIITIAGMITSLSRRIAKASGNAYARAEVEDLGGSIEVMFFGQVYGPIASVLAEDLIVVVKGRLQKRDDGAITLNCMELSVPDLSEGLHGPLVITMPTHKATEAVVTELGDVLRTHRGNSEVRLHLQGDTRTQIMGLPVHLRVNPSPSLFGDLKVLLGPACLDA, encoded by the coding sequence GTGAGTTCCAGCCATGATTCGTTCGTCCATCTGCACACCCACACCGAATATTCCATGCTGGATGGAGCTGCCCGCCTGGGGGAGCTGTTCGACGAAACCGAGCGGCTCGGCATGCCGGCCCTCGCCACAACAGACCACGGGTACCTGTTCGGTGCCTTCGACTTTTGGCAGAAGGCCAATGCCAAGGGCATCAAGCCGATCATCGGCGTCGAAGCCTATGTGACGCCCGGGACCGCCCGGACGGACAAGGAACGCGTGCGCTGGGGCGATGAATCGCAGCGCAAGGACGACGTCTCCGGCGGTGGCTCCTACACCCACATGACGCTCCTGAGCTACAACAACGTGGGAATGCGCAACCTCTTCCGCGCTTCATCCATCGCCTCCCTGGACTCAGTATTCGGCAAGTGGCCGCGGCTGGACCGGGAACTGCTGAACACCTACTCCGAGGGCCTCATCGCCACCACGGGCTGCCCGTCCGGCGAGGTCCAGACCCGGCTCCGGTTGGGCCAGTACCGCGAAGCACTGGAGGCCGCTGCCGAGTTCCGGGACATCTTCGGCGCGGAGAACTACTTCTGCGAGCTGATGGACCACGGGCTGGACATTGAACGGCGGGTCACCGGCGACCTGTTGCGGCTCGCCAAGGACCTGAACCTGCCCCTGGTGGCCACGAACGACCTCCACTACACGCACGAGCACGACGCCAAGGCCCATGAGGCCCTGTTGGCCATTCAGTCGGGCTCCACGCTGCTGGAACCCACTTATGACAACGGCGGGTCCCGCTTCGCCTTCTCCGGCAGCGGCTACTACCTCAAGTCCCCGCGCGAGATGCGCGAGCTGTTCCGCGACCACCCCGATGCCTGCGACAACACCCTGCTGATCGCCGAGCGCTGCGAGGTGTCGTTCAACACCGACGCCAACTTCATGCCGCGGTTCCCCTGCCCGCCCGGCGAGGACGAGACCTCCTGGCTGGTCAAGGAAGTGGACAAGGGCCTGCAGTACCGTTACCCGGGGGGTGTCCCGGACGAGGTCCGCAAGCAGGCGGACTACGAACTCGGCGTCATCACCTCCATGGGCTTCCCGGGCTACTTCCTGGTGGTTGCAGACTTCATCAACTGGGCCAAGAACAACGGCATCCGCGTAGGTCCGGGGCGTGGCTCCGGTGCAGGCTCCATGGTGGCGTACGCGATGCGCATTACCGACCTGGACCCCCTGCGCCACGGCCTGATCTTCGAACGGTTCCTGAACCCGGACCGCGTCTCCATGCCCGACTTCGACGTCGACTTCGATGACCGGCGCCGCTCGGAGGTCATCGACTACGTGACCCGCAAATACGGTGACGAGCGTGTGGCGATGATCGTCACGTACGGCACCATCAAGACCAAGCAGGCCCTCAAGGACTCCTCCCGCGTGCTGGGCTACCCCTTCAGCATGGGCGAGCAGCTCACCAAGGCACTGCCGCCGGCCGTCATGGCCAAGGACATTCCGCTGGCGGACATCCAGAACCCGGAGGCCAAGCGCTACAGCGAAGCGGGGGACTTCCGGCAACTGATTGCCACCGACCCCGAGGCTGCCAAAGTCTTTGAGACGGCGTTGGGCATTGAAGGCCTGAAGCGCCAGTGGGGCGTGCACGCCGCCGGCGTGATCATGTCCTCGGACCCCATCATCGACGTCATCCCCATCATGCGCCGTTTCCAGGACGGCCAGGTGATCACCCAGTTCGACTACCCGACGTCCGAGGGCCTTGGCCTGATCAAGATGGACTTCCTGGGCCTGCGGAACCTGACGATCATTTCCGACGCCCTCGAGAACATCAAGATGAACCGGGGGATCGACCTGGACCTCGAGAACCTGGAACTCGATGACGCCGCGTCGTACGAGCTCCTGGCCCGCGGCGACACCTTGGGCGTGTTCCAGCTCGACGGCGGGCCCATGCGGTCGCTGCTGAAGCTGATGAAGCCTGACAACTTCGAAGACATTTCCGCCGTCCTGGCGCTCTACCGGCCGGGCCCCATGGGAGCCAATGCCCACACCGACTACGCGCTGCGCAAAAACGGGATCCAGGAAGTCATCCCCATCCACCCTGAGCTGGAGGAACCGCTCAAGGAGATCCTCGGCGGAACGTACGGCCTGATCGTGTACCAGGAGCAGGTGATGGCCGTGGCGCAGAAACTGGCCGGCTACTCGCTGGGCCAGGCAGACATCCTCCGGCGCGCCATGGGCAAGAAGAAGAAGTCGGAACTGGACAAGCAGTTCGCCGGCTTCTCGCAGGGCATGCAGGACAACGGTTACTCCATGGAGGCTGTCAAGACCCTGTGGGACATCCTGCTCCCGTTCTCCGACTACGCCTTCAACAAGGCCCACTCGGCAGCGTACGGCGTGATCTCCTACTGGACGGCGTACCTGAAGGCTCACTATGCGCCCGAGTACATGGCGGCGCTGCTCACGTCCGTGGGCGATGACAAGGACAAGTCGGCGATCTACCTGAACGAGTGCCGCCGCATGGGCATCACGGTGCTCCCGCCGGACGTCAACGAGTCCGCCCTGAACTTCACCCCGGTGGGCAACGACATCCGCTTCGGCATGGGCGCCATCCGCAACGTGGGTGCGAACGCCGTCGAGGCCATGGTCAGCGCACGCGAGAGCGAAGGCGCCTACACCTCCTTCAAGGACTACCTGATGAAGGTCCCGGCGGTGGTCTGCAACAAAAGGACCATCGAATCCCTGATCAAGTCCGGGGCCTTCGACTCGCTGGGCCACCACCGCCGCGCGCTGGCGATGATCCATGAAGAAGCCATCGATTCCGTCATCACCCTGAAGCGCAACGAGGCCATCGGCCAGTTCGACCTCTTCGCCGGTTTCGAGGAGGCCGAATCGGAGGCTTCGCTGAGCATCGAGATCCCGGACCTGCCCGAGTGGGAGAAAAAGGACAAGCTCTCCTTCGAACGGGACATGCTGGGCCTGTACGTGTCGGACCACCCGCTGCAGGGCCTCGAGGGGCTCCTCAGCCAGCATGCCGAAATGAGCATCACCACCATCCTGGGTGAGGACGGACCGCAGGACGGCGCCATCATCACCATCGCAGGCATGATCACCTCCCTGAGCCGGCGTATCGCCAAAGCCAGCGGCAACGCTTACGCGCGGGCCGAGGTGGAGGACCTGGGCGGTTCAATCGAGGTCATGTTCTTTGGCCAGGTCTACGGACCGATCGCATCCGTGCTTGCCGAGGACCTGATTGTGGTGGTCAAGGGCCGGCTGCAAAAACGCGACGACGGCGCCATCACCTTGAACTGCATGGAGCTGTCCGTGCCGGACCTCAGTGAGGGGCTGCACGGGCCCCTGGTGATCACCATGCCCACCCACAAGGCCACGGAAGCCGTGGTCACCGAGTTGGGCGACGTGCTGCGCACCCACCGGGGCAACTCGGAGGTCAGGCTGCACCTGCAAGGCGACACGCGCACGCAAATCATGGGCCTGCCCGTCCACCTCCGGGTCAACCCCAGCCCGTCGCTGTTCGGCGACCTGAAGGTCCTGCTGGGCCCGGCCTGCCTGGATGCCTGA
- the panB gene encoding 3-methyl-2-oxobutanoate hydroxymethyltransferase, translated as MASNSSDSSASAEVPAPYGSGPGMPAPAERKPAKVRVHHLQQAKRDGTRFAMLTAYEQYTAEIFDSAGIEVLLVGDSASNNVFGNETSLPVTVDELLPLCRAVARSAKRALVVADLPFGSYEVSAEQAVASGVRFLKEGLAHAVKMEGGKYYAPTVRAMVQAGIPVMAHIGFTPQSEHALGGYRVQGRGDDAQRLIEDARALADAGAFCVLMEMVPAETAAAVDAAVDVPTVGIGAGNATTGQVLVWQDMAGLRGGRMAKFVKQYADLRNTLFDAATAYGDDVRSGEFPGPEHSF; from the coding sequence ATGGCCTCCAACAGCTCCGACTCCAGCGCGTCCGCAGAAGTACCCGCCCCCTACGGCAGCGGCCCCGGCATGCCCGCCCCGGCCGAACGGAAGCCGGCGAAGGTCCGCGTCCACCACCTCCAGCAGGCCAAGCGCGACGGCACCAGGTTCGCCATGCTTACTGCGTACGAGCAGTACACCGCCGAGATTTTTGATTCCGCAGGCATCGAAGTGCTCCTCGTGGGAGACTCGGCCTCCAACAATGTCTTTGGCAACGAGACCAGCCTTCCGGTGACTGTGGACGAGCTGCTGCCCCTGTGCCGCGCCGTGGCACGGTCCGCCAAACGCGCGCTGGTGGTGGCGGACCTGCCCTTTGGCAGCTACGAGGTCAGCGCCGAACAGGCCGTGGCAAGTGGCGTGCGGTTCCTGAAGGAAGGCCTGGCGCACGCGGTCAAGATGGAGGGCGGGAAGTACTACGCACCGACAGTCCGGGCCATGGTGCAGGCGGGCATTCCCGTCATGGCGCACATCGGCTTCACCCCCCAAAGCGAGCACGCCCTGGGCGGGTACCGCGTGCAGGGCCGCGGCGACGACGCCCAGCGGCTCATTGAGGACGCCCGCGCCCTCGCTGACGCCGGAGCGTTCTGCGTGCTGATGGAAATGGTGCCGGCAGAGACGGCCGCAGCGGTCGATGCGGCCGTGGACGTCCCCACGGTGGGGATCGGCGCAGGCAACGCAACCACCGGGCAGGTCCTGGTTTGGCAGGACATGGCCGGGCTTCGGGGCGGCCGGATGGCCAAGTTCGTGAAGCAATACGCGGACCTGCGCAACACACTGTTCGACGCCGCCACCGCCTATGGCGACGACGTCCGGTCAGGCGAGTTCCCCGGCCCGGAACATTCCTTCTAG
- the nrdR gene encoding transcriptional regulator NrdR → MYCPFCRNPDSRVVDSRMADDGSAIRRRRQCPECGRRFTTVETTSLSVIKRSGVGEPFSRSKVINGVRKACQGRPVSEDDLAMLAQEVEEQIRASGAAEIDAHEVGLVILGPLQKLDKVAYLRFASVYQAFESLEDFETAIALLRHEAEEDAKGAASAKSSEKSPL, encoded by the coding sequence ATGTACTGCCCGTTCTGCCGCAACCCCGATTCCCGTGTTGTGGACAGCCGCATGGCCGATGACGGCTCGGCCATCCGCCGGCGCCGCCAGTGCCCCGAATGCGGCCGCCGGTTCACCACCGTGGAAACCACCAGCCTGTCTGTCATCAAGCGGTCCGGCGTGGGCGAACCCTTCAGCCGCAGCAAGGTGATCAACGGTGTCCGCAAGGCCTGCCAGGGCCGCCCCGTCAGCGAGGACGACCTCGCCATGCTGGCGCAGGAAGTGGAAGAGCAAATCCGCGCCTCCGGTGCCGCCGAGATCGACGCGCACGAGGTTGGGCTGGTGATCCTCGGACCGCTGCAGAAGCTGGACAAGGTGGCCTACCTGCGCTTCGCCAGCGTCTACCAGGCGTTCGAGTCCCTCGAGGATTTTGAAACGGCTATTGCCCTGCTGCGCCACGAGGCCGAGGAAGACGCCAAGGGCGCGGCCAGCGCCAAGAGCTCCGAGAAGAGCCCCCTCTAG
- a CDS encoding flavin reductase family protein — MTEKSEPFEQTFREMFRRHAAGVAIITVNYQDEPYGFTATSVASLSAKPPRFTFNMARSSRSWPAVANTQYLGVHMLGLENQELAARFARPGNRFEGNHWEAGPHGVPILKDVAGWLIGEVQMRLSFENNAVVVVQVVDGQVGGEGSPLLYHGGAYGQPVPLDYEI; from the coding sequence GTGACAGAGAAAAGCGAGCCGTTCGAGCAGACCTTCAGGGAGATGTTCCGCCGGCACGCTGCGGGCGTCGCGATCATCACGGTGAACTACCAGGACGAGCCCTACGGTTTTACTGCCACCTCCGTGGCATCGCTGTCCGCCAAGCCGCCGCGCTTCACCTTCAACATGGCCCGCAGTTCCAGGTCCTGGCCAGCGGTGGCCAACACGCAGTATCTGGGCGTGCACATGCTCGGGCTGGAGAACCAGGAGCTGGCGGCACGCTTCGCCCGCCCGGGCAACCGGTTCGAAGGCAACCACTGGGAGGCCGGCCCGCACGGGGTGCCCATCCTGAAGGATGTCGCCGGGTGGCTGATCGGCGAGGTGCAGATGCGGCTGTCCTTCGAGAACAACGCCGTGGTGGTGGTCCAGGTGGTGGACGGCCAGGTAGGCGGCGAGGGGTCCCCGCTGCTGTACCACGGCGGCGCCTACGGGCAGCCGGTGCCGCTCGATTACGAAATCTAG
- the hisD gene encoding histidinol dehydrogenase — MTTSPDFPAPVTAAVDFRTIDLRGRNLTLAALRAAVPRAKGQTVADAEDKVLQIISDVRQRGFAALAELAERFDGVAQHHPLVPREAIAQALDQLDPAVRAALEESISRARKFADGQRPRNVDVELGDGAVVSQNWVPVARVGLYVPGGLAVYPSSVIMNVVPALAAGVESIALASPPQKESGGLPHPTILAAAALLGITEVYAIGGAQAIAAFAYGVEATEAGPALEPVDVVTGPGNIFVATAKRLVKGVVGIDSEAGTTEIAILADDSAQPALVAADLLSQAEHDPNAASVLITDSEELAAAVRAELALQTAATKHSARVQEALSGPQSGVVLVDGLEQGIAACDAYAAEHLEIMTRDASAVAARIRNAGAIFVGDYSPVSLGDYCAGSNHVLPTSGTAAFSSGLNVTTFLRAIQVINYSREALAEVSGHIVSLSRAEDLPAHGDAVTARFPGLG; from the coding sequence GTGACCACTTCCCCGGATTTTCCCGCCCCCGTGACAGCCGCCGTCGACTTCCGCACCATCGATCTCCGGGGCCGCAACCTCACCCTCGCAGCCCTGCGCGCGGCTGTTCCCCGCGCCAAGGGCCAGACCGTGGCGGACGCCGAGGACAAGGTCCTGCAGATCATCTCCGACGTCCGGCAGCGCGGTTTTGCTGCCCTGGCCGAGCTTGCCGAGAGGTTCGACGGCGTGGCGCAGCACCACCCGCTGGTACCCCGCGAGGCCATCGCCCAGGCCCTCGACCAGCTGGACCCGGCCGTCAGGGCTGCGCTAGAGGAATCCATCAGCCGGGCGCGGAAGTTCGCCGACGGGCAGCGTCCGCGCAATGTGGACGTTGAACTGGGCGACGGCGCCGTGGTGAGCCAGAACTGGGTGCCCGTGGCCCGCGTGGGACTGTACGTTCCCGGTGGCCTTGCCGTATACCCATCCTCGGTGATCATGAACGTCGTGCCCGCACTGGCGGCGGGCGTGGAATCCATTGCCCTGGCCTCGCCCCCTCAGAAGGAGTCCGGGGGACTTCCGCACCCCACCATCCTGGCGGCGGCGGCGCTGCTGGGCATTACCGAGGTCTATGCCATCGGCGGTGCCCAAGCCATCGCCGCCTTCGCTTACGGCGTCGAAGCCACTGAAGCCGGTCCGGCTCTGGAACCCGTGGATGTGGTGACCGGGCCCGGCAACATCTTCGTGGCCACCGCGAAGCGCCTGGTCAAGGGGGTCGTGGGCATCGATTCCGAGGCGGGAACCACGGAAATCGCCATCCTGGCCGATGACTCGGCCCAGCCGGCGCTGGTTGCCGCGGACCTGCTCAGCCAGGCCGAGCATGACCCCAATGCGGCATCGGTCCTCATTACCGATTCCGAGGAGCTGGCTGCGGCGGTGCGGGCGGAACTGGCGCTCCAGACCGCCGCCACCAAGCATTCGGCCAGGGTGCAGGAGGCGCTGTCCGGCCCGCAGTCCGGCGTCGTGCTGGTGGACGGCCTGGAGCAGGGGATCGCCGCCTGTGACGCCTACGCCGCCGAGCACCTGGAAATCATGACCCGGGACGCGTCTGCCGTGGCTGCGCGGATCCGCAATGCCGGGGCTATTTTCGTGGGCGATTACAGCCCTGTCAGCCTGGGTGACTACTGTGCGGGCTCCAACCACGTGCTGCCCACCAGCGGTACCGCAGCCTTCTCTTCCGGGCTGAACGTCACCACTTTCCTGCGCGCCATCCAGGTAATCAACTACAGCCGGGAAGCCCTCGCCGAGGTCAGCGGGCACATTGTGAGCCTGTCCCGGGCCGAGGACCTGCCTGCCCACGGCGACGCCGTCACGGCCCGTTTTCCCGGCCTCGGCTGA
- the ppgK gene encoding polyphosphate--glucose phosphotransferase, whose translation MANKDEKSHKNAPLIGIDIGGTGIKGGIVDLKKGKLLGERFRVPTPQPATPEAVAEAVALVVAELSARPEAPEAGSPVGVTFPGIIQHGVVHSAANVDKSWLDTDIDALLTARLGRPVEVINDADAAGLAEARYGAGAGVSGTVLVITLGTGIGSAFIFDGKLVPNAELGHLEVDGFDAESKASAVARERDGLSWDEYSVLLQRYFSHVEFLFSPELFIVGGGISKRADEYLPNLKLRTPIVPAVLRNEAGIVGAALEIALQHKLAK comes from the coding sequence TTGGCCAACAAGGACGAGAAGTCGCACAAGAACGCACCGCTGATCGGCATCGACATCGGTGGTACGGGCATCAAGGGCGGCATTGTCGACCTGAAGAAGGGCAAGCTCCTGGGCGAACGCTTCCGCGTGCCCACTCCCCAGCCTGCCACCCCGGAGGCGGTCGCGGAGGCCGTGGCCCTGGTGGTGGCCGAACTCTCGGCACGCCCTGAGGCCCCGGAGGCGGGCTCCCCCGTCGGTGTGACCTTCCCCGGGATCATCCAGCACGGCGTGGTCCACTCCGCTGCCAACGTGGACAAGAGCTGGCTGGATACGGACATCGACGCCCTCCTCACCGCCCGGCTGGGCCGCCCCGTGGAGGTCATCAACGACGCCGACGCAGCCGGCCTGGCCGAAGCCCGTTACGGTGCGGGCGCCGGGGTGTCCGGCACCGTCCTGGTGATCACCCTTGGCACCGGCATCGGTTCCGCGTTCATCTTCGACGGAAAACTCGTGCCCAACGCGGAGCTGGGCCACCTGGAAGTTGACGGCTTCGACGCCGAATCCAAGGCGTCCGCCGTGGCACGTGAACGGGACGGGCTGTCGTGGGACGAGTACAGCGTCCTGCTGCAGCGCTACTTCTCGCACGTGGAGTTCCTGTTCTCGCCGGAACTGTTCATCGTGGGCGGCGGCATCTCCAAGCGTGCCGACGAGTACCTTCCCAACCTCAAGCTGCGCACGCCGATTGTTCCGGCCGTCCTGCGCAACGAGGCAGGGATCGTGGGGGCTGCGCTGGAAATCGCGCTGCAGCACAAACTGGCGAAATAG
- the map gene encoding type I methionyl aminopeptidase produces MPSLASTAPIGTLTPGTLSPQRPVPASIPRPEYVGKPAPAKFTGSEVKSAETIEKIRIAGKIAAQAIVEVGKHIQPGVTTDELDKVGHEFLLDHHAYPSTLGYRGFPKSLCSSLNEVICHGIPDSTVVQDGDILNIDITAFINGVHGDTNYTFLVGDVDEESRLLVERTQESLNRAIKAVAPGREINVIGRTIQSYAKRFGYGVVRDFTGHGVGEAFHTGLIIPHYDAAPAYNTVIETGMVFTIEPMLTLGTVEWDMWSDDWTVVTRDRKRTAQFEHTLLVTETGAEVLTLP; encoded by the coding sequence ATGCCTTCCCTTGCCTCGACTGCACCCATTGGCACCCTCACCCCGGGTACCTTGAGTCCGCAGCGTCCCGTCCCGGCGTCCATCCCCCGTCCGGAGTACGTCGGCAAGCCCGCGCCGGCCAAGTTCACCGGCTCCGAGGTCAAGTCGGCCGAGACCATCGAAAAGATCCGGATCGCCGGGAAGATCGCAGCGCAGGCCATCGTGGAAGTGGGCAAGCACATCCAGCCGGGTGTCACCACGGATGAGCTGGACAAAGTGGGCCACGAATTCCTGCTGGACCACCATGCCTACCCGTCCACCCTCGGCTACCGGGGCTTTCCCAAATCCCTGTGCTCCTCGCTGAACGAGGTCATTTGCCACGGCATTCCGGACAGCACGGTGGTCCAGGACGGCGACATCCTCAACATCGACATCACCGCGTTCATCAACGGCGTCCACGGCGACACCAACTACACCTTCCTGGTGGGTGACGTGGATGAGGAATCGCGGCTTCTGGTGGAGCGCACCCAGGAATCGCTGAACCGCGCCATCAAGGCGGTGGCGCCGGGCCGGGAGATCAACGTCATCGGCCGGACCATCCAGTCCTACGCCAAGCGCTTCGGCTACGGCGTGGTGCGTGACTTCACCGGACACGGAGTGGGCGAGGCATTCCACACCGGGCTGATCATCCCCCACTATGACGCCGCCCCCGCCTACAACACGGTGATCGAAACCGGCATGGTGTTCACCATCGAACCGATGCTCACCCTGGGCACCGTGGAGTGGGACATGTGGAGTGACGACTGGACCGTTGTCACCCGGGACCGCAAGCGCACCGCCCAGTTCGAGCACACCCTGCTGGTCACCGAGACCGGTGCCGAGGTCCTCACCCTGCCGTAA